In Deinococcus sp. KSM4-11, the genomic stretch TGTTCGGCGTGCCCTGCAGGGCCGTGCACAGCTCCAGCCCTGCTTCCAGACGGCCCACGGCCTCACGTGCCCGGCCTCCCTGCAGCAGGCTCCCGCCCCAGTTGCCCAGCACGATGGCGCGGTGATCGGTCTGGCCGAGCGCGGTGAAGAGCGCCTCCACCTGCGCGTACCGTTCGGCAGCTTCGGCCCGCCGGGCCTGGTAGTCCAGCACCAGCGCGAGGTCATTGATGGTGTCCGCCTGCGCGGAGACCATGCCCAGCTCGCCGAACATCACCTCCACCCGCGCGTAGGCGTCCGCAGCGGCGTCCAGCTGCCCCTCGTACCACAGGCTCAGGGCCACGGTGCCCAGCAGGCTGGCGCGCAGTTCCGGTTCGGGCCGGTCGCCCAGGAGCACCAGACCCGCCTCCGCTGTGGCCTGGGCCTCGGCGCTGCGCCGCTGGCGGTTCAGGAGCTGGGCCCGGTGGTACGCGGCCCGCGCCCGCTGCACCGGCGTGCGCGCCAGGTCTGCCATCTGCGCGATCACCGCCTCGTGGGCCCCGCCATGATCGGCTTCCAGCAGCGCCCGGCTCTGCGCTTCCAACGCCGTGATCGCCGCGTCCGTGTGGCCGGCCTGGGCGTACGCAGAGGCTGCCCGCCCGGCGAGCTGCGCGGCCTCCGTCAGGCGGAAGGCGTCCAGCGCCTCCTGCGCCGCCGCCTGCCAGAACGGGCCGGCCCGCCCCGGCTCCCCGCCCGCTTCCCAGTGGGCCGCCACACGGGCGGGCGCGCGGCCCACCGGCGCGAGCGCCGCCGCCGCCTGCCGGTGCAGCAGGGCACGCAGGGGAGCGGGAACACCGGACAGCACCGCCTCCTGCAGCAGATCGTGGGTGAAGGCGTTCCCCGACAGCACCTGCGCGTCCTCCAGTTCGGCCCAGGGGGCCACGAGGCTCAGGGCGGCACAGTCCAGCATGGGGGCGACGGTCTCCGGACTCAGGTCCGCTCCCAGGACTGCGGCGGCCCGCGCCAGGCTCAGGGCGGCGGGCGAGAGCCGCTCTAGCCGCTGTTTGACGAGCGGGCCGAGCCGCTGTGGCAGCAGTCCGGCGCTGGTGGAGAGCAGGTGACGGGCCGTTTCCAGCACGAACAGTGGATTGCCGCCTGTGGCCCGCGCGATCTCGTCCGCCTGCGCGGCCAGGTCGGCCACCCCCAGGCTGCCCAGCAGTTCGGCCACCTGCGGGTTGGACAGCGGTTCCAGGCGCACCCTCACCGCCAGGCCCGCCGACACCAGCCGGTCGATGCGCGCTTCGAGTTCGGGGGACAGTTCGCCCGCCCGGTGGGCATGAATGGTGCGCAGGGGAGCGCTGCCATCTCCCCAGAACGCGGCGAGCGAGTGCTCCCCGGCCTCCACGCTGGCCGCGTCCACGAACTGCAGATCATCGAAGGCGACGATGCCCATGCCCGCGTCCGCGGCGAGCCGCAAAACCTCCGTCTTGGCCTGATAGAACCGCAGTTTGTCGGCGTCGCTGGACAGCGGTGGCGGCGGCTCCCCCAGTTCGGGCACGATCCGGGCAAGTTCCCGCCGCACCCAGCCGGGCAGCGCCAGCTCCGGGAACCGGCGCAGCAGCGCGCTGTAGGTGCGGGCGTGTGTGCTGTAGGGCACGGACCAGTCCCCAGGGCGGCCCTCGAAGTGTGCGGCCAGGCCATGCGCGGTCACGAAATCCCGCAGCAGGCGGGTTTTCCCCACGCCCGGCTCCCCGCTCAGGATGATGCCCTGACCGTCCGCCCAGGCCTGTTCCATCACGGCCCACTCGGTGTCCCGGCCGATCAGGCGCGGCGGTCGGCGGGTGGAGAGCGGCAGCGCGGCGGGCGTGGGACGCGGCGGGGCGTCGTCGCCCTCGATCTCGCGGGCCAGGGCGGCCGTGGCCGATGACGGAAGGACGTCCAGTTCGCGTCGCAGGGTTGCCTGACAGCGCTGCCACGCGACCAATGCGCCCGCCCGGTCGCCCAGCAGGTGGTGCAGGCGCATCAGGCTTCGCCAGGCCTCCTCGCTGACCGGATCGAGGTCCAGCCAGACCTCGCCCAGATCCAGCGCGCCGCGCAGGTTGCCTGTGGCCTCCAGGTGCCGCGCTTCCGTGCGGATCGCCACGATCCGCGCGGCACGGTGCCGCTCCCGCACCGCCAGCAACCAGTCGGCCAACTCGGGCAGGTCGTCGTAGTCGTGAACGTGCAGGCCGCCCAGCACCTCTTCGGTGGTCAACGGGACGCTCAGGTGCAGCATGGTGCCCTTCCCCAGCTCAGGTGCCACGCCGCCCTGCCGCAAGCGTCGGAGCGTCTGGCGCAGGTTAACGCGTGCCGTGGATTCTGGTACGTCCGGCCACAGCAGCCCGGCCAGGCGGGATCGGGGGGTGGGCCCCTCGACGGACAGGTAGGCGAGCAGCGCCGCAGCGCGCCGTTCCAGCGTGGGCAGACCCCCGTCCGGCGCTGCCTGGGCGGACGGGACGAGCGGACGTGCAGGCCGGCTCATGACTCCGGCAAGTCTAGAACGCTCGCGAGAGGCCAGGGTGACCTTGACTTCCATGCCAGACGGTAGGTCGCGGAACCCGGCCTCAAGCGGCTCAAGGTTCAGGAAAGGATGGTGACAGTGGTGACGGCGGCCACGACGGCGGTCGCGAATAGGCCCTGGACGTGACGGTGGACGTCCGTAAAGCCTGCTTTAACCATTTGCGGTGGTTCGCGGGGCCTCGTGCGGGACAGTACGGGCTGAGGCGCTGAGGGAGAAGACAGCCAGGGAATGCCGTGGCGGCCAGCAGGGAACTGCCCGGAATGCTGTGCCCGAAAGTTCCATCTGATTCCGTTCTAGAGCTCAGTCCAGCGTGTGGAGGAACCGATGTCCCAGACCAGTCCGACCCCCAAGCCTTCTGACGCCGACCCGCCCGCACTGGCGGTGTCCCTGACCGTGAACGGAACGCGGCATGACGTGACCCTCGACCCGCGCGTGACGCTGCTTGACGCCCTGCGGGAGCACCTGCACCTGACCGGGACGAAGAAAGGCTGCGACCACGGCCAGTGTGGCGCCTGCACCGTGCTCGTGGACGGCACCCGGATCCTGAGCTGCCTGACGCTGACGGTGATGCACGCTGGGCAACACGTCACGACGGTCGAGGGTCTGGGCACGCCGGACGCGCTGCATCCGCTGCAAGCGGCCTTCGTGCAGCACGACGCCTTCCAGTGCGGGTACTGCACGCCGGGGCAACTGTGCTCCTCGCTTGGCGCGCTCGACGAACTCGCGCGCGGCGTGCCCAGTCACGTGACCGCTGACCTGAACGACGTGACCTTCAGTGCCGACGAGGTGCGTGAACGCCTCAGCGGCAACCTCTGCCGCTGCGCCGCGTACCCGAACATCATCGCGGCGGTCACGGACGTCCACGCCGCGCAGGGCGCACAGGCCGCGCCATGAGGGCCTTCACGTACGAACGGGCGCGCACGCCGCAGGCGGCCAGCCACGCCACGCTGCCGGCCGGAGCGAAATTCATCGCGGGCGGCACGAACCTCCTCGACCTGATGAAGCTGGACATCGAGCGGCCCACCCACCTCGTGGATCTCGGCGACCTGAACCTGCGGGCAATCACCGGCACCCGCGACGGCGGTCTGCACGTCGGGGCGCTGGTCACGAACACCGAGCTCGCCAGCCACCCACGCGTGAAGACGGAGTACGGCGTCCTGTCACGCGCCATCCTGGCGGGCGCGTCCGGACAGATCCGCAACAAGGCCACAACCGGTGGGAACCTGCTGCAGCGTGCCCGCTGTCCGTACTTCTACGACACGAACCTGCCGTGCAACAAACGTGAGCCCGGCAGCGGCTGCGCGGCGCTCACCGGTCTGAGCCGCCCGCTCGCCGTGATCGGCACCTCGGACGCGTGCATCGCGCAGCATCCGTCGGACATGGCGGTCGCCCTGCGCGTGCTGGACGCGACTGTGAACACCGTGCGGCCGGATGGACGCGAGCGGGCCCTGACGCTCGACGGGCTCTACCGCCTCCCCGGCGACACGCCGCACCTGGAGACCACGCTGGAACCCGGCGAACTCATCACGGGCGTGACGCTCCCGCCGCCGGTGGCGGGCACGCACGTGTACCGCAAGGTGCGCGACCGGGCGTCCTACGCGTTTGCGCTCGTGTCCGTGGCGGCCATCCTGAACGGCAAGGCGGCCCGGTTCGCCTTCGGCGGCGTCGCCCCGCGGCCCTGGAGGGTCGAGGAGGCCGAGGGCGTGTCTGTGGATACGGCGCCAGGACGCCGCGCGTCGGCTGTGATCGACCGGGCGTTCGAGGGGGCGCGGCCGACCGCGCAGAATGCCTTCAAGCTGCCGCTGCTGCGCGGCACCCTCACGGCGGTGCTGGAATCGGCCCACGGAGGCCAGGCATGAAGTTCGATCAAGCCGCCACCCCCAATCCGATTGACCAGGAGCGGGTCGTCACGCGCCCCCACACCCGGATCGAGGGGCCGCTGAAAGTCACCGGACAGGCCCCGTACGCCTACGAATACGACCTCCCCGTGGCCCCCACCTACGGCTTCGTGCTCGGGGCCGGGATCGCGCATGGCCGGATCACCCGCATCGACACGGCCCTGGCCGAGGCCGCGCCGGGCGTGCTGCTCGTTCTGACGCACGAGACCATGCCCGCGCAGGGGAAGTCCGACACGCCGGTTCCACAGCAGGAGGAGGCGTCCCCGCAGCTCACTGGGCCCGAGGTGCGCCACTACCATCAGGCGGTGGCGTTCGTGGTCGCGCAGACCTTCGAGCAGGCCCGCGCCGCCGCGTCCCTCATCGAGGTGGACTACGAGGTCACGCCGGGTCAGTACACGCTGGCCGACACCGTGCCCGGCGGCCAGGAACCCGAGGACGCCGTGGACAGCGTCGTCGGGAATTTCGACCACGCCTACCGGAAGGCCGAGGTGACCGTCGACCTGACCTACACCACGCCGGACCAGTCGCAGGCCCCGATGGAACCGCACGCCACCATCGCCCACTGGGAGGGCGAACAGCTCACCGTCTACACCGCCCATCAGGTCGTGCACTGGGTGAAACGCGGGCTGGCCCTGACCCTGAACGTCCCGCAGAAGAACGTGCGCGTCATCAGCGCGTACGTCGGCGGGGGCTTCGGCACGAAACTGCTGTTCTTCTCGGACGCGGTTCTGTCCGCCGCCGCCGCCCGGCTGCTGGGCCGCCCGGTCAAGACGGCCCTGGCCCGCCCCCTGATCTTCAACCACACCTCGCACCGCGCCGCCACCATCCAGCACCTGCGCCTGGGCGCCGATCCCACCGGGCACCTCAGTGCGGTCGGCCACGACACCTGGACGGGCAACCTGCCCGGCGGGGACACGGAACCCGCCTGCGAGCAGACGAAATACCTGTACGCCGGCCCACACCGCCAGATCCGCACCCGCAAGACCGAACTCGACCTGCCGCCCGGCGCGAGCATGCGCGCCCCGGGCGAGGCCGTCGGGATGCTGGCCCTCGAGGGCGCGATGGACGAACTCGCGGAGAAGCTCGGGATCGATCCGGTCGAGCTGCGCCTGCGGAACGACGTGCAGTTCGACCCCGAGAAAGGCCCGAAGCGGCCCTTCTCGTCGCGGCGGCTCGCGCAGGCCCTCCGGACGGGCGCGCGGGCCTTTGGCTGGGAGAACCGGCCCCGCACGCCCAAAGAACGCCGGGACGGCGAGTGGTTCGTGGGGTATGGCGTCGCGTCCGCGTTCCGCACGAACCTCGTGAAACCGTCGGGGGCCACCGTCCGCCTCGAACCCGGCGGCACCCTCACGGTCGAGACGCAGATGACCGATATCGGCACCGGCAGCTACACCATCCTCGGGCAGGTGGCCGCCGAGATGCTCGGCCTGGAACTCGCCCAGGTGCAGGTGCGCCTCGGCGATTCCGACTACCCGGCGGCGTCCGGTTCCGGCGGCTCCTGGGGCGCGAACAGCGCCTCGGCCGGCGTCTACGCCGCGTGTGACGACCTGCGCCGCGCACTGGTCCGCCAGGCCGGCTACACGTATGCGAACGCCGTCTTCCGGAACGGCCAGGTCTGGCAGGGCGCGGAATGTACGCCGCTCGCAGACCTGGCCGGCACGTCCGGCGTCAGCGCCACGGGCCGCATGACCTACGGCGACCTGGACGAACAGTACGTGCAGGCGGGCTTCGGCGCGCACTTCCTGGAGGTGCACGTGAATGCCTACACCGCCGAGATCCGCGTCAGGCGGGCCCTGAGTGTCGTGGCTGCCGGCCGCATCCTGAACCCCATCACCGCCCGCAGCCAGTGCCTGGGCGGCATGACCATGGGCATCGGCTCCGCCCTGATGGAGGCGCTGCACGTCGACCATGACCTGGGCCTGTTCGTGAACCACGACCTGGCTGAATACCACGTCCCGGTCCACGCCGACATTCCCGACATGGACGTCATCTTCCTCGATGAGCTCGACGACCAGTCCTCACCGCTGCGCGCCAAGGGCCTGGGCGAACTCGGCATCAGCGGCGTCGGGGCGGCCGTTGCCAGCGCCGTGTACAACGCCAGCGGCGTGCGGGTGCGCGACTTCCCGATCACCCTCGACAAGGTGCTGGCTGGCTGGGAGGGGCAGGGCTGAACGTCGCCCCGGGGAGTGTGGCGGTGCAGGCACAGCGTGGCGGTCTGGCCCACCTGCTCAGTCCGGCGGGGGCAGCAGGCCGGCGTCAGACCAGCCCCCGTCGATCATCAGGGTGTGGCCGTTGACCATTGAGGCCTGCGCCGAGGCAAGAAAGAGCACGGCGTCCGCCACGTGCTGCGGCAGGCCGACCTGACGGGTCGGAATCACTGCACGCCAGTGCTCGTCGTAGCGGGGATCGTCGCTGCGGTTGCGGACGTTGCTCGTCGCGCCGATCCCGAGGGCATTCACGGTGATGCCGTGGCGGCCCAGTTCACTGCCGAGGGTGCGTGCCATATGCTGCAGGGCGGCTTTCGTCACGCCATACGCGGCGAAGCCCGGCAGGGCCTGCGTGCCGGTCACGGAACTGGAGAAGATGATCCGCCCGCCGCGGCCCCCCTGGATCATGGCCCGCGCGGCCGCCTGCGCGGCGAAGAATGATCCCTTCAGGTTGAGGTTCACCACGGCGTCGAACGCCGCCTCGGTGGTGTCCAGGAAGGGCGCGTGGTGCGTGAGGCCCGCGTTCGCCACCAGCACGTCCAGGCGGCCCCAGCGCGACGTGGCCAGCGCCACGAGCTGCGCCGTCTGATCCACCCGCGTCAGGTCGAGCTGGCACAGTGCCGCCTGCCCACCCGCCGCCTGGATCTGCGCCTGCGCGTCCAGGGCGACGCCGGGACCGGCATGGTACGACAGCAGCACGCGCGCGCCCGCCCGGCCGAGGGCCACGGCGATGCTCGCGCCGATCTCTGCGCTGGCGCCCGTGACGATGGCCACCTGATCCGTGAACGGCATCCCGGTCACGGCCCCTTCAGGGCGGCGAGAATGGCGTCCGGGTCGTAGACGCAGCCGCCCCAGGTGCCGCCGCTGGCGTTCTGCAGGGCCGCCCACAGGCGCGTGTCGTCCGGCAGATTCGGGTCGGGCCGCAGGTCAGGGCGCGGCGCCCGGCCGGCCAGCACCCGCGCGCCCTCCTCGGCGCCCCAGGTCGTGTCGCCGTGCCCGATGAGGTTGACCGTGCCCTCCAGGCGGTGCCGATCCACCACGATCTCGATGAGGTCGCCGTCGAGCACCTTTCCGATTGGGCCGCCTGCCAGGGCCTCGGGGCCGACGTGCCCGATGCACGCCCCCGTCGACACGCCCGAGAAGCGCGCGTCGGTGATGACGGCCACGTGCCGGCCCCACGGGAGGTACTTCAGTGCGGACGTGATCTGATAGATCTCCTCCATCCCGGCCCCCAGCGGGCCACGGCAGATCAGCACCAGCACGTCTCCGGCGCCTACCGTGCGGTCACCGGTGCCCTTGATCGCGTCGATCGCGGCGCGTTCGGTCGTGAAGACCCTGGCCGGGCCGGTCTTGCGGTAGATGCCGTCGGCGTCCACCACGGACGCGTCGATGGCGGTGCTCTTGATCACCGATCCCTGCGGCGCGAGGTTGCCGGTGGGAAAACACACGGTGCTGGTGAGGCCACGGGCCCGCGCCCGGTCCGGGGGAAGGATCACGTCATCCGGGTCGAGGCCGTCACGGGTTCGCATGGTGTCGCGCAGCTGTCGGCGCCGCGCGGAATGCTCCCACAGGTCGAGGTTCTCGCCGACCGTGTGGCCGGTGACGGTCAGGCATTCCTCGTGCAGCAGCCCCAGGCGGCGCAGGTGGAGCATCACCTCCGGCACGCCCCCGGCCGTGAAGGCCAGCACCGTGGGGTAATCGTCCGGGCCGTTGGGCAGCACGTTCACCAGCCGGGGCGTGGCCCGGTTGATGCGCGCCCAGTCCTCCACGGAGGGGCGCGGCAGCCCGGCCGCGTGCGCGATGGCCGGAAGGTGCAGCAGCAGGTTGGTGGATCCGCCGAAGGCCGCGTGTACGGTCATGGCGTTCTCCACCGCGTCCGGCGTGAGAATGTCCCGGGTGCTCAGGCCGCGCGCGTCCAGGTCGAGGACGGCCCGTGCCGAGCGCCGCGCCATGTCCAGCCAGATGGGCTGCCCGCTGGGCGCGAGGGCGGAATGCAGCACGGACAGCCCGAGCGCCTCACCGACGACCTGGGTGGTGGCGGCCGTGCCGAGGAACTGACAGCCGCCGCCGGGCGTGGCACACGCGCGGCACCCGGCCTCCGCCGCTTCCTGCAGCGTGATCAGGCCGTGCGCGTAGCGGGCGCCGAGGGTCTGCACCTTGCCCGCATCCTCTCCACCGTCGGCCGGGAGGGTCACGCCGCCCGGCACGATCACGGTCGGCAGATCCGGGAAGGACGCCAGGGCCATCAGCATGGCCGGCAGCCCCTTGTCACAGGTGGCGACGCCCAGCACGCCGCGCCGGTTGGGCAGGGACCGGATCAGGCGGCGCAGGACGATGGCGGCGTCGTTGCGGTAGGGCAGGGAGTCCATCATGCCGGTGGTGCCCTGCGTCCGGCCGTCGCACGGGTCGCTCACGTACCCGGCAAACGGCAGGCTGCCCTGCCCGCTGAGTTCCTCGGCGGCGGCCTGCATCAGCAGCCCCACCTCCCAGTGCCCCGTGTGGTAGCCGAGGGCGACAGGTGTGCCGTCCGGAGCGCGGATGCCGCCCTGGGTCGAGAGGATCAGCACCTCCTTGCGGTTCAGCTGGGCCGGGTTCCAGCCCATGCCGGCGTTCTGGCTGAGGCCGAACACGTCGCCGGACGGGCGCGACAGCAGCATCTCCGGCGTGAACGGCAGTTCTCCGGCCGGGCCGGGCGCCCGGGTCTGGACGTCGTGCACGCTGAGGTCGGCGGCGGGTGGCGAGGAATCGTCAGGCATAAAGGTGCCGCCCGAGCGACCGCGCGGACGCGGCGCGCAGGAGAGGGGCCGACCCGCTGGCGTCACGTGCCAGCAACGAAGCAGGAATGCCGTGGGGGTTCACGCTGGCATCGTAGCCCCCAGCCGCCCCGGGTGGCCCGGCAGGGGAGGGGGAGGCCGAGCCGGACTCCATTGCAGGGGCTCTCTACCGCCTGCCCGATGGCATGGTCACGGCAGGAACCGCTGAGGGGGAGGTTCGACACCCGCGCCAATTCTCTCCAGACGGAGTGCGGGCCGTCCCTGAGCCACGTACCGGCCCTGCCGGGCGTTCCTGGGGCAGGAACAGCATTCACCGGGCAGGATCAAATAAAATGAAATCAATATTCATTGGTTGAAATTCACCACCTTCTCGTTCACAGGAGCTGCCCATGACGACGCCCACCGACGGACTGACCATCACGGCCCCGCTGAACCCCGGCTACGAGGAGATCCTGACGCCCGAGGCGCTGGACTTCGTGACGGCGCTGCACCGCCGCTTCGACGCCCGCCGCCTCGAGCTGCTGGCCGCCCGCGAGGCCCGGCAGATCCGGCTGGACGCCGGGGAACAGCCGGACTTCCTGGCCGAGACGGCGGGCGTCCGCGCCGGCGACTGGCAGATCGCGCCGCTGCCGGATGACCTGAAGGACCGCCGCGTGGAGATCACCGGTCCGGTCGACCGGAAGATGGTGATCAACGCCCTGAACAGCGGCGCCCGGATGTTCATGGCCGACTTCGAGGATGCCAGCAGTCCCACCTGGGAGAACTGCGTGGAGGGTCAACTCAACCTGCGTGACGCCGTGCGCGGCACCATCAGCCTGGAGCAGGGCGGCAAGAGCTACGCCCTGAACGAGAGGCGGGCCACGCTGCTCGTCCGGCCGCGCGGCCTGCACCTGCCGGAAAAACACGTCACCGTCGACGGCCAGACCATGAGCGGATCGCTGTTTGATTTCGGTCTGTACGCATTCCACAACCTGCACGCGCGTCTGGAACGCGGCACCGGCACGTACTTCTACCTGCCGAAACTGGAAAGCCACCTCGAGGCACGCTGGTGGAACGAGGTGTTCACCTTCGCGGAGGACACCCTGGAGGCGCCACGCAGCATCATCCGGGGCACCGTGCTGATCGAGACCATCGTGGCCGCCTTCGAGATGGACGAGATCCTGTACGAACTGCGCGAGCACTCGGCGGGCCTGAACTGTGGCCGCTGGGATTACATCTTCAGCTACATCAAGAAATTCCGCACGCGCAGCGACCGCATCCTGCCGGACCGGGCCCAGGTGACCATGGCCACGCCCATGATGCAGAACTACAGCAAGCTGGCCATCCAGACCTGCCACAAACGTGGCGCCCCCGCGATCGGCGGCATGAGCGCCTTCATTCCGGTGAAGAATGACCCGGCGGCGAACGACCGCGCCTTCGCGCAGGTGCGCCTGGACAAAGAACGCGAGGCCACGAACGGTCACGACGGCACGTGGGTCGCGCACCCTGGCATGGTCGCCCTGGCCACCGAGGTCTTCGATGCGCTGATGCCCACCCCCAACCAGATCGGCAGTGGCAAGCAGCACGACGTGCACATCACCGCCGCAGACCTGCTGACCCCGCCGGACGGCACGGTGACGGAGGGGGGCGTGCGGACGAACATCAACGTCGGCATCCAGTACCTGCACGCGTGGCTGCAGGGCCGGGGAGCGGTGCCCATCCACAACCTGATGGAGGACGCCGCCACCGCCGAGATCAGCCGCGCGCAGCTGTGGCAGTGGCGCGAGCACAACGTGACCCTCGACGATGGCCGCACCCTCACCCCAGAGCTTTTCGATGCGCTGTATGCCGACGAGGTGCAGCAGCTCGGCCCGGACTTCGAAGCGGCGTCCGCCCTGTTCCGCCGCACGGCCACGCAGACGCCCCTGATGGAGTTCCTGACCCTGCCCGGCTACGCCCAGCTCGCGTGACGCCGACGGCCGGGCAGTCGCCTGGCGCTGGAACTGCACGATGACCACGACGTCAAAACAGAAACCGGGCCGCGCCAGAACCGGCGAACCGGCCAGCGTCCGGACGCTCGAACGCGGCCTGCTGATCCTGGTGGCCCTGAAGGAATTCGGCCGCGCCCCACTCGGACAGCTGGCCCGGCAGGTCGGCCTGTCGTCCAGCACCGCCTACCGTCTGCTCGAGACCCTCCGCCAGCAGGGGTTCGTGGAGTGGGACGGGCCGTCGGGCGTGTACAGCGTGGGCCTGCGCGCCTATCAGGTGGGCCTGGCCTTCACCGAACGCAGCGGCCTGATCCACAGCGCCCATCCCGAGATGGAAGCGCTGGTCGGACGGCTGAACGAGACGGTCAATCTGGCCGTGCTGCACGCTCCCGAGGCCATCTACGTGCATCAGGTCGAGGGGCGGCAGCTGGTCCGGATGTTCGCGCGCCAGGGCGACAGTGCCCCCCTGCATGCCTCGGGGGTGGGCAAGGCGCTGCTGGCGTGGCGCCCGGACGCCGACCTGCTGGTGGGCGAGGAGCCCTTTGTGAGCTATACGCCGCACACCCAGACCACCCTGGCGGCGCTGGTGGAGGAACTGGCCCAGGTCCGCGACCTCGGCTACAGCATCGACGACCAGGAGCGGGAACTCGGGGTGCGGTGCGTGGCCGTACCCGTCCGCGACCACACGCGGGCG encodes the following:
- the aceB gene encoding malate synthase A; this translates as MTTPTDGLTITAPLNPGYEEILTPEALDFVTALHRRFDARRLELLAAREARQIRLDAGEQPDFLAETAGVRAGDWQIAPLPDDLKDRRVEITGPVDRKMVINALNSGARMFMADFEDASSPTWENCVEGQLNLRDAVRGTISLEQGGKSYALNERRATLLVRPRGLHLPEKHVTVDGQTMSGSLFDFGLYAFHNLHARLERGTGTYFYLPKLESHLEARWWNEVFTFAEDTLEAPRSIIRGTVLIETIVAAFEMDEILYELREHSAGLNCGRWDYIFSYIKKFRTRSDRILPDRAQVTMATPMMQNYSKLAIQTCHKRGAPAIGGMSAFIPVKNDPAANDRAFAQVRLDKEREATNGHDGTWVAHPGMVALATEVFDALMPTPNQIGSGKQHDVHITAADLLTPPDGTVTEGGVRTNINVGIQYLHAWLQGRGAVPIHNLMEDAATAEISRAQLWQWREHNVTLDDGRTLTPELFDALYADEVQQLGPDFEAASALFRRTATQTPLMEFLTLPGYAQLA
- a CDS encoding IclR family transcriptional regulator, with the protein product MTTTSKQKPGRARTGEPASVRTLERGLLILVALKEFGRAPLGQLARQVGLSSSTAYRLLETLRQQGFVEWDGPSGVYSVGLRAYQVGLAFTERSGLIHSAHPEMEALVGRLNETVNLAVLHAPEAIYVHQVEGRQLVRMFARQGDSAPLHASGVGKALLAWRPDADLLVGEEPFVSYTPHTQTTLAALVEELAQVRDLGYSIDDQERELGVRCVAVPVRDHTRAVVAALSVSAPTARLPTDQIPEVASQLVRAAAQISLRLGWR